A region from the Campylobacter blaseri genome encodes:
- a CDS encoding ABC transporter substrate-binding protein: MKFMKLLVLLVFSFNLAFSLTKDEIKPAIEVKVKKAVEILKDHNIDDNKKAGEIFEIFDQYFDYPLMARISLSRHYSKLSKEEARKFSKAYEEALKNSFISNLKEYNDQNMEVIGMESPNPNRVYLKTKLISSDKDYPVDFKFYPKAKDNWLIYDIDILGVSLIQTYRSQFEDMIKNDNFDGILEKLNQIQINNSINE; encoded by the coding sequence ATGAAGTTTATGAAATTACTAGTTTTATTAGTATTTAGTTTTAATTTAGCATTTAGCTTAACTAAAGATGAGATAAAACCTGCTATAGAAGTAAAAGTTAAAAAAGCAGTAGAAATTTTGAAAGATCACAATATTGATGATAATAAAAAAGCTGGAGAAATTTTTGAAATTTTTGATCAATATTTTGATTATCCTTTAATGGCTAGAATCTCTCTTTCTAGACACTACTCAAAATTAAGCAAAGAAGAAGCTAGGAAATTTAGTAAAGCTTACGAGGAGGCGCTAAAAAATTCTTTTATATCAAATTTAAAAGAATATAATGATCAAAACATGGAAGTTATTGGCATGGAAAGCCCTAACCCAAATAGAGTTTATTTAAAAACTAAGCTAATATCTAGTGATAAAGATTATCCGGTTGATTTTAAATTCTACCCAAAAGCTAAAGATAATTGGCTTATATATGATATAGATATTTTAGGAGTTAGTCTAATTCAGACATATCGCTCTCAGTTTGAAGATATGATTAAAAACGATAACTTTGATGGCATTTTAGAAAAACTAAATCAAATACAGATAAACAATAGCATTAATGAATAA
- a CDS encoding MlaA family lipoprotein, translating to MKFWLSILLTITIAFSDSSFDNFSEFEDEFNKKTVFDPLGGYNRVMTNINDAFYDYLMYPIAVGYDYVMPDPIQGAFKDFFYNLLYPMRLINNILQGKFQNSLDETKRFLINSTIGFAGFSDTATNHFNISRHDEDFGQTLGHWGVGSGFHIVWPILGPSNIRDSFGLVGDYFTHPVSYIDDKWTSMGVKAVEKVNNESIDFQYKKIKKNAVDLYPLLRDGYEQRRNYLIKE from the coding sequence ATGAAATTTTGGTTATCAATATTATTAACCATTACAATTGCTTTTTCAGATTCTAGTTTTGATAATTTTTCTGAATTTGAAGATGAATTTAATAAAAAAACAGTTTTTGATCCTCTTGGTGGATATAATAGAGTTATGACAAATATAAACGATGCTTTTTATGATTATTTGATGTACCCGATTGCTGTAGGCTATGATTATGTTATGCCTGATCCTATTCAAGGAGCTTTTAAAGACTTTTTTTACAATCTTTTATATCCTATGAGGCTTATAAATAATATTCTTCAAGGTAAATTTCAAAACTCCTTAGATGAAACAAAAAGATTTTTAATCAACTCAACTATAGGTTTTGCAGGTTTTAGTGATACGGCTACAAATCACTTCAATATATCAAGGCATGATGAGGATTTTGGCCAAACTTTAGGGCATTGGGGTGTTGGAAGTGGCTTTCATATAGTATGGCCTATTTTAGGACCTAGCAATATTAGAGATAGTTTTGGGCTTGTTGGAGATTATTTTACTCATCCAGTATCTTATATAGATGATAAGTGGACATCAATGGGCGTAAAAGCAGTTGAAAAAGTTAATAACGAATCGATTGATTTTCAATATAAAAAAATTAAGAAAAATGCTGTTGATTTATATCCTTTATTACGTGATGGATATGAACAAAGAAGAAATTATTTAATCAAGGAATAA